A window of the Kosakonia radicincitans DSM 16656 genome harbors these coding sequences:
- a CDS encoding putative bifunctional diguanylate cyclase/phosphodiesterase → MLYVSWDPILVGISFLVAFIASFVALDSAGKVLNSEPRSALFWRISGGATLGMGIWSMHFVGMLAMKMPIMMHYDFELTILSFVIALLASTLSLNIAVSSHTLPIKRLIFATLVLGSGVVSMHYIGMAAMMSFVSIYWNIPLVALSIVIAIASAWVALWLAFSLRQNTHGVFINRVFASLVMGIAICAMHYTGMSAATFSNDGLGIIVRSDAIHIMSRGVGEQGLSLWVATTTLVIFGIMLFISMIDSQLRTARLTDSLRQLNLQLEKQAHYDPLTGLANRIQLDILLDSCLNRAAEEQTTFALIYMDLDRFKLVNDAWGHHIGDRLLVVVAERLSACINDKMSLARLGGDEFTLLVPQTSEEEVDALIRRLIATIQHPFYELSHVINVSLSAGVSFYPEHGENAHELKLKADTAMYSVKQEGRNGWAIYHAGMAQKTADAPQFLQDLSQALTRNQFELWYQPQYTAPEQTLAGFEALLRWRHPQQGVLQPATFLPMLEKTGLILSVGQWVIESACRQLHYWNTQGFPHLTLAINLSPSQFEQHDIYEQVTDALTRYRVDPTRLTLEITENTALKNLERSVHLLTQFAQLGITVAIDDFGTGYSNMLMLKKLPATELKIDKSFVKDIRENSRNVKIVSTIIDIAHSMNMRVVAEGIETAEQHALLTNMGCAFLQGFLFARPQPVEKISALLKHKPFALSLECSEPSQKKPA, encoded by the coding sequence ATGCTTTATGTTTCGTGGGACCCTATTCTGGTCGGCATCTCTTTTTTGGTGGCATTCATTGCCTCATTTGTCGCACTCGATAGTGCAGGTAAAGTGCTGAACTCAGAACCTCGTAGCGCCCTGTTCTGGCGGATTTCTGGTGGAGCCACATTGGGCATGGGCATCTGGTCAATGCACTTTGTCGGTATGCTAGCGATGAAAATGCCGATAATGATGCATTATGATTTTGAATTAACCATCCTCTCATTTGTTATTGCTTTACTGGCCTCGACGCTGTCGCTCAATATCGCCGTCAGCAGCCATACCTTGCCGATAAAGCGCCTGATTTTCGCCACCCTTGTCCTCGGCAGCGGCGTGGTGTCGATGCATTATATCGGCATGGCAGCGATGATGAGCTTCGTCAGCATTTACTGGAATATCCCGCTGGTGGCGCTGTCGATCGTGATTGCCATCGCCAGCGCCTGGGTCGCGCTGTGGCTGGCGTTCAGCCTGCGGCAAAATACGCACGGCGTCTTTATTAATCGCGTTTTTGCCTCGCTGGTGATGGGCATTGCCATTTGCGCCATGCACTATACCGGCATGAGCGCCGCGACCTTCAGTAATGATGGGCTCGGCATTATCGTGCGTAGCGATGCCATACATATCATGAGCCGCGGCGTCGGCGAGCAAGGGCTGTCACTGTGGGTCGCCACTACAACGCTGGTGATTTTTGGCATCATGCTTTTTATCTCGATGATCGATTCACAATTGCGGACAGCACGCCTGACCGATAGTCTGCGTCAGCTAAACCTGCAACTGGAGAAACAGGCGCATTATGATCCCCTCACCGGGCTGGCAAACCGTATTCAGCTCGATATTTTGCTGGACTCCTGCCTGAATCGCGCAGCGGAAGAGCAGACGACCTTCGCGCTGATTTATATGGATCTGGATCGCTTCAAGCTGGTGAATGATGCCTGGGGACACCATATTGGCGACCGGTTGCTGGTCGTGGTGGCAGAACGGCTTTCCGCCTGTATTAATGACAAAATGTCGCTGGCCAGGCTCGGTGGTGACGAATTTACGCTGCTGGTGCCGCAGACCAGCGAGGAAGAAGTTGACGCCCTGATTCGCCGCCTGATCGCGACCATTCAGCACCCTTTTTATGAATTAAGCCATGTCATCAATGTATCGCTTAGCGCCGGGGTGAGTTTTTATCCTGAGCACGGTGAAAACGCCCATGAGCTGAAGCTGAAAGCCGATACCGCCATGTACAGCGTTAAGCAGGAAGGTCGCAATGGCTGGGCGATTTATCACGCCGGAATGGCGCAGAAAACCGCCGATGCGCCACAGTTCTTGCAGGATTTATCGCAGGCGCTGACGCGTAATCAGTTTGAACTCTGGTATCAGCCGCAATATACCGCGCCCGAACAAACCCTTGCCGGATTTGAAGCCCTGCTGCGCTGGCGTCACCCGCAGCAGGGAGTTTTGCAGCCGGCAACGTTTCTGCCGATGCTGGAAAAAACCGGACTGATTCTCTCTGTTGGTCAGTGGGTGATCGAATCTGCCTGTCGCCAGTTACATTACTGGAATACCCAGGGTTTTCCCCACCTGACATTGGCGATTAACCTCTCGCCCAGCCAGTTTGAACAGCATGATATTTATGAACAGGTCACTGATGCCTTGACCCGTTACCGTGTCGACCCGACGCGCCTGACACTGGAAATCACCGAGAACACCGCGCTGAAAAACCTTGAGCGTAGCGTTCATCTGCTGACCCAGTTTGCGCAGTTGGGGATCACGGTGGCGATTGATGATTTTGGTACCGGTTATTCCAATATGTTGATGCTGAAAAAATTGCCTGCCACTGAACTCAAAATTGATAAAAGTTTTGTGAAAGATATTCGCGAAAATAGCCGCAACGTGAAAATTGTCTCGACGATAATCGACATTGCCCACTCGATGAATATGCGTGTGGTCGCCGAAGGAATCGAAACGGCAGAACAACATGCATTGCTCACCAATATGGGCTGTGCTTTTTTACAAGGTTTCCTGTTTGCCCGTCCACAACCCGTCGAGAAGATTTCAGCGTTGCTTAAACATAAACCTTTCGCGTTGTCACTGGAATGTTCAGAGCCGTCACAAAAAAAACCTGCATAA
- a CDS encoding methyl-accepting chemotaxis protein encodes MLRHISVRTFIILFLLFSFILMEALVIILSKNATLIMTTSVVSITSLALLWLYMTQYLVTPINTVKKSIEEVTSGNLSIVIPEFGNNCAGRLIPGINSLSASIATLVREIRSSSDSALNLSAELATRSADLSVKTEEQSAALVQTASSMEQMASSTKNNADNTRIASTRAKDATSCALKGGDLMGLVAKNMQSITECANQMTEIISIIDGIAFQTNILALNAAVEAARAGDHGKGFSVVAGEVRSLAHRSAEAAKNIKSLIAETTDNVTQGATVVNEAEQNMHDIVSGASVVSKLMDEIAVTTLQQEKGISQITLALAELEKVTQSNVTTVDELAGSSDVLKHQVEELQKRTGKFRLIEGAPAARVAAETALPPEKQRQRVKTPVLQNQENYWHSF; translated from the coding sequence ATGTTAAGGCATATTAGTGTAAGGACTTTTATTATTTTATTTTTGCTTTTCTCTTTTATTCTCATGGAAGCTTTGGTGATCATTCTCTCAAAAAATGCCACCCTGATTATGACTACCTCAGTTGTTTCCATTACTTCGCTGGCATTACTTTGGCTGTATATGACGCAATATTTAGTGACGCCGATTAATACTGTTAAAAAAAGTATAGAAGAGGTAACCTCAGGAAATCTTTCTATTGTTATTCCTGAATTTGGAAATAACTGCGCCGGTCGCTTAATACCCGGAATCAACTCACTTTCTGCCAGCATTGCTACCTTAGTCAGAGAAATTCGCTCCTCTTCGGATTCTGCCCTCAATCTTTCGGCTGAACTGGCCACGCGTAGCGCTGACCTCTCCGTTAAAACCGAGGAGCAATCTGCTGCACTGGTACAGACCGCCTCCAGCATGGAACAAATGGCTTCCAGCACCAAAAATAATGCCGACAATACGCGCATCGCCAGCACCCGCGCTAAAGATGCGACCAGCTGTGCGTTAAAAGGCGGGGATTTAATGGGGCTGGTAGCGAAAAATATGCAGTCAATTACCGAATGCGCCAATCAGATGACGGAGATTATTTCGATTATTGACGGTATCGCTTTCCAGACCAATATTCTGGCGCTCAATGCGGCGGTAGAGGCAGCGCGAGCAGGCGATCACGGGAAGGGGTTCTCCGTAGTGGCCGGTGAGGTGCGTAGCCTTGCGCATCGCAGCGCTGAGGCGGCGAAAAATATCAAATCCCTGATTGCCGAAACGACAGATAACGTGACGCAGGGTGCGACAGTGGTGAACGAAGCAGAACAAAACATGCATGATATTGTTTCTGGCGCGAGCGTGGTCAGTAAGTTGATGGATGAAATTGCCGTCACGACGTTGCAACAGGAAAAAGGCATTTCGCAGATCACCCTGGCGTTAGCAGAGTTAGAAAAAGTGACACAGAGCAACGTCACCACGGTTGATGAACTTGCCGGTTCCTCTGACGTACTGAAACATCAGGTCGAGGAGTTACAAAAACGGACCGGTAAATTCCGTTTGATCGAGGGCGCTCCGGCAGCACGCGTGGCAGCGGAGACCGCGTTGCCGCCGGAAAAACAGCGCCAGCGCGTCAAAACGCCGGTTTTGCAGAATCAGGAAAATTACTGGCACTCCTTCTGA
- the zntB gene encoding zinc transporter ZntB — translation MEALKGSGVNVPDAVFAWRLDGKGGVKPLEDDDIITEQTPCWVHLNYTNQESAQWLASTPLLPNSARDALSGESTRPRVNRLGEGTLITLRCINGSTDERPDQLVAVRLYMDSRMIVSTRQRKVMALDDVVRDLEEGSGPTDSGAWLVDVCDALTDHASEFIESLHDRIIDLEDNLLDQQIPPRGILALLRKQLIVMRRYMAPQRDVFSRLASERLAWMSDDQRRRMQDIADRLGRGLDEIDACIARTAVMTDEITQVMQESLARRTYTMSLMAMVFLPSTFLTGLFGVNLGGIPGGGWQFGFSIFCVMLVVLIGGVTWWLHRSNWL, via the coding sequence GTGGAAGCATTAAAAGGCTCCGGGGTGAATGTCCCGGATGCGGTTTTTGCGTGGCGGCTGGATGGAAAAGGGGGCGTTAAGCCGCTCGAAGATGATGACATTATTACTGAACAAACACCGTGCTGGGTGCATCTGAATTATACCAATCAGGAGAGTGCACAGTGGCTGGCCTCAACGCCGTTGCTGCCGAACAGTGCGCGTGATGCGCTTTCCGGAGAAAGTACGCGTCCACGCGTTAACCGGTTGGGTGAGGGGACGCTCATTACGCTGCGCTGCATTAACGGCAGCACTGATGAACGACCCGACCAGCTCGTGGCCGTGCGGTTATACATGGATTCGCGGATGATTGTCTCCACGCGTCAGCGTAAAGTTATGGCGCTGGATGATGTGGTCAGGGATCTGGAAGAGGGTTCCGGCCCAACGGATAGCGGCGCCTGGCTGGTGGATGTTTGCGATGCGTTGACCGATCATGCCAGCGAATTTATTGAATCCTTGCACGACAGGATTATCGATCTGGAAGATAACCTGCTCGATCAGCAAATTCCTCCGCGGGGAATTCTGGCGTTGCTGCGCAAACAGTTAATTGTTATGCGCCGCTATATGGCGCCGCAGCGTGATGTCTTTTCACGGCTGGCCAGTGAACGTCTGGCGTGGATGAGTGACGATCAGCGCCGTCGGATGCAGGATATCGCCGATCGCCTCGGGCGTGGCCTGGATGAGATCGATGCCTGCATTGCACGTACGGCAGTGATGACGGATGAGATTACGCAGGTGATGCAGGAGTCGCTGGCGCGACGCACGTATACCATGTCGTTGATGGCAATGGTGTTTTTGCCGAGTACCTTTCTTACTGGCTTGTTTGGCGTCAATCTGGGCGGCATTCCGGGAGGCGGTTGGCAATTCGGCTTTTCGATCTTCTGCGTGATGTTGGTGGTACTGATCGGCGGTGTTACCTGGTGGTTGCATCGTAGTAACTGGCTGTAA
- the ynaL gene encoding proline-rich small protein YnaL: MMNTRNSSYPSDPVPTDPIPIPDPIPHPQPMPDPPPDEEPIKMSRKQGRSERIRAC, encoded by the coding sequence ATGATGAATACACGCAATTCCTCATATCCCAGCGATCCGGTTCCGACCGATCCGATCCCGATTCCCGATCCCATTCCCCATCCGCAACCGATGCCGGACCCGCCGCCGGATGAAGAACCCATTAAGATGTCGCGTAAACAGGGCAGATCTGAGAGGATACGCGCCTGCTGA
- the dbpA gene encoding ATP-dependent RNA helicase DbpA codes for MTAFSTLNALPAAQIENLNDLGYLSMTPVQAAALPAILAGKDVRVQAKTGSGKTAAFGLGLLQHIDASRFQTQSLILCPTRELADQVASELRRLARYMPNIKVLTLCGGQPFGAQRDSLQHAPHIIVATPGRLLDHLQKNTVTLDNLQTLVMDEADRMLDMGFSEAIDDVIRFAPASRQTLLFSATWPEAIAAISGRVQRDPETIEIDSVDALPAVEQQFFEVSRQGKAALLQKLLSEHRPASCVVFCNTKKDCQEVCDALNAAGQNALALHGDLEQRDRDQTLVRFANGSARVLVATDVAARGLDIKSLELVVNYELAWDPEVHVHRIGRTARAGNSGLAISFCAPEEAQRANILAEMLQLKLNWCNAPANVKVVPLEAEMATLCIDGGKKAKMRPGDVLGALTGDMGLDGADIGKITVHPAHVYVAVRQSVARQAWKQLQNGKIKGKSCRVRLL; via the coding sequence GTGACCGCTTTTTCAACCTTAAATGCTTTGCCCGCCGCCCAGATCGAGAATCTTAACGATCTGGGCTATCTCTCTATGACTCCAGTCCAGGCCGCTGCGCTGCCTGCCATTCTCGCCGGAAAAGATGTCCGCGTGCAGGCAAAAACAGGCAGTGGCAAAACGGCGGCGTTTGGGCTGGGCTTATTGCAACATATTGATGCCAGCCGATTTCAGACGCAGTCATTGATTTTATGCCCGACGCGTGAGCTGGCCGATCAGGTCGCCAGCGAGTTACGCCGCCTGGCGCGCTATATGCCCAATATCAAAGTGCTGACTCTCTGCGGCGGCCAGCCATTTGGTGCGCAGCGCGATTCATTACAACATGCGCCGCACATTATTGTTGCCACGCCGGGGCGTTTGCTCGATCACCTGCAAAAAAACACCGTTACCCTGGATAACCTGCAAACGCTGGTCATGGACGAAGCCGATCGCATGCTCGACATGGGATTCAGCGAGGCGATTGATGACGTTATCCGTTTTGCGCCTGCCTCACGGCAGACCCTGCTGTTTTCAGCCACCTGGCCGGAAGCGATTGCCGCCATCAGTGGCCGCGTCCAGCGCGACCCGGAAACCATTGAAATCGATAGCGTCGATGCGCTGCCCGCCGTTGAACAGCAGTTCTTCGAGGTTTCCCGTCAGGGCAAAGCCGCACTGTTGCAAAAGCTCTTAAGCGAGCACCGTCCGGCTTCCTGTGTGGTGTTCTGTAATACCAAAAAAGATTGTCAGGAAGTGTGCGATGCGCTGAACGCCGCGGGGCAGAACGCACTGGCGCTGCATGGCGATCTGGAGCAGCGCGACCGCGATCAAACACTGGTGCGTTTTGCCAACGGTAGCGCGCGCGTGCTGGTGGCGACCGATGTCGCTGCGCGTGGTCTCGACATTAAATCGCTCGAGCTGGTGGTGAACTACGAACTGGCATGGGATCCGGAAGTACACGTACACCGTATCGGACGTACTGCGCGCGCGGGTAATAGCGGCCTGGCAATCAGTTTCTGTGCGCCGGAAGAGGCACAGCGCGCCAATATTCTCGCGGAAATGCTGCAACTGAAGCTGAACTGGTGCAACGCACCAGCTAACGTCAAAGTGGTGCCGCTGGAAGCGGAAATGGCCACGCTGTGCATTGATGGCGGTAAAAAAGCCAAAATGCGTCCCGGCGATGTGCTGGGCGCGCTGACCGGCGATATGGGGCTGGATGGCGCGGACATCGGTAAAATCACCGTGCATCCGGCGCATGTTTATGTGGCTGTTCGCCAGAGTGTGGCGCGTCAGGCGTGGAAGCAGTTGCAGAACGGGAAGATTAAAGGCAAGAGCTGCCGCGTACGGCTGTTGTA